The following are from one region of the Lepeophtheirus salmonis chromosome 8, UVic_Lsal_1.4, whole genome shotgun sequence genome:
- the LOC121123039 gene encoding probable Na(+)/H(+) antiporter nhx-9 — protein sequence MSFFKLLIFLVIVNLVDSEGNVTETSQTLADPGFHPHPLADGHGGNHTSTGGQDHQNHHKSVHLVSWRWEEYGVIIIFVIMIILGSLFKILFEQTFFHRLHIPESCLLILTGIILGFIGNYVIPNAFPDFTIDLFFKVLLPPIILDSAYSLYDRDFFSNIGSIILFAIVGTILNAFLIGLILAGTSLAGAFNRNIELVDCLVFSSLISAVDPVAVLAIFEEIGVNLELYFIVFGESLLNDGVTVVLYNTLIILSGPGETEGIQYLMAILSFFTVVLGGFAVGWIVGWITALSLKFRKEATSVEPIIVITFAYLAYIIAETLHWSGILSLIACGICQKRYAFVNISKKSYSTVKYGIKTLSAASDSIIFLFLGQVVAVATKTNSTQLSWDFDVGFILETLLLCLIVRYISVYGLSYLVNKTRVKKISLKEQFIVAYGGLRGAVGFSLAILIPNSNPHRLMFITTTIMVIFFTVFLQGGTIKLLVNKLGIAKHIDQEALISTELNLQMIEHTMAGINSITYQVSQSNIIETLSRFDERYIKRFLVRDMAFHLLRAKFEKIALDEHFARLYGPNVLYKNCDNYVVESESDMSTLMEEDNENDGAEKVTYQELDIKRQPTQDRRAFTEPTTPTALSPENKAADHHNLLKGIRANNFQHYRMFNDEHQTDLHCVAAQLRRQSLTARRISECLEHPSTPLKFVLTDLSLEEDEDEDSSGDKRKASFTGSAEEDAVEIGRNRVRRHSTVAIKEQQRSNKRRYSLAPLTINNPRLRHLSHPSSPYVLPRRRSTLDTEAIKNIFRENNFGNKSPK from the coding sequence ATGAGTTTCTTCAAGCTATTGATATTCCTAGTCATTGTGAACTTAGTGGACAGTGAAGGAAATGTGACAGAGACCTCTCAAACTCTTGCAGATCCAGGATTTCATCCTCATCCTCTTGCAGACGGCCATGGGGGCAATCATACTTCCACTGGTGGTCAAGACCATCAGAATCATCATAAATCTGTACATCTCGTATCCTGGAGATGGGAAGAATATGGAGTCATCATCATCTTTGTGATCATGATCATCCTGGGATCTCTTTTCAAGATCCTCTTTGAACAAACTTTTTTCCATCGTCTTCATATTCCAGAGTCTTGCCTTCTCATACTTACGGGTATAATCCTGGGATTTATCGGGAATTATGTTATTCCGAATGCCTTCCCTGACTTCACCATCGATCTCTTCTTCAAAGTACTCCTTCCACCCATCATCCTCGACTCTGCCTATTCTCTCTACGATAgagactttttttcaaatattggatCCATCATTCTTTTCGCTATCGTGGGCACGATTTTGAATGCTTTTCTTATTGGTCTCATCCTTGCTGGGACCAGTCTAGCAGGGGCTTTCAATAGAAACATCGAACTCGTGGATTGCTTAGTATTTTCTTCTCTCATCTCTGCCGTAGATCCTGTGGCTGTTCTAgctatatttgaagaaataggAGTTAATTTGGAACTCTACTTTATTGTCTTTGGAGAGTCCCTCCTTAATGACGGAGTCACCGTTGTCCTGTACAATACACTCATCATTCTCTCTGGTCCCGGGGAAACGGAAGGGATACAGTATCTTATGGCCATTTTAAGTTTCTTTACCGTTGTACTTGGTGGTTTTGCTGTTGGATGGATAGTTGGATGGATCACAGCCCTGTCTCTTAAATTCAGAAAGGAAGCAACATCTGTTGAGCCCATCATCGTCATTACTTTTGCATATCTGGCATACATCATTGCTGAGACTCTTCATTGGTCGGGGATACTTTCACTCATTGCTTGTGGTATTTGTCAAAAGCGCTATGCCTTCGTCAATATATCCAAAAAGTCATACTCCACAgtcaaatatggaattaaaacCCTCAGCGCTGCCTCTGATtccattattttcttatttttgggcCAAGTCGTCGCCGTTGCCACGAAAACAAATTCAACACAACTGTCATGGGACTTTGATGTGGGATTTATCCTGGAAACTCTTTTGCTCTGCCTCATTGTTCGCTACATATCCGTCTATGGTCTGAGCTATCTTGTTAACAAGACCCGTGTCAAAAAGATATCCTTGAAGGAACAGTTTATTGTGGCATATGGGGGTCTGAGGGGTGCGGTTGGATTTTCTCTAGCTATTCTCATTCCAAATAGCAATCCACATCGCCTCATGTTTATAACCACAACGATTATGGTCATTTTCTTCACTGTGTTCCTTCAGGGTGGAACAATTAAGCTCCTTGTGAATAAACTTGGAATTGCCAAGCATATTGATCAAGAAGCTCTCATATCCACCGAGTTGAATCTGCAAATGATTGAGCATACGATGGCTGGGATCAATAGTATTACATATCAGGTCTCTCAGTCGAATATTATCGAAACTCTGAGTCGTTTTGATGAGCGATACATTAAACGTTTCCTCGTTCGAGACATGGCTTTCCATCTTCTAAGAgcaaaatttgagaaaattgcTTTAGACGAGCATTTTGCACGTCTCTATGGTCCTAATGTTCTTTATAAGAACTGTGACAACTATGTTGTGGAGAGTGAGTCCGACATGAGTACTCTAATGGAAGAAGATAATGAAAACGACGGAGCAGAGAAGGTTACTTATCAAGAACTTGATATTAAAAGACAACCCACTCAGGATCGTCGGGCCTTTACTGAGCCAACGACTCCCACTGCTCTTAGTCCGGAGAACAAAGCTGCTGATCACCACAATTTGCTCAAAGGGATCCGTGCAAATAACTTTCAACATTATCGCATGTTCAACGATGAACATCAAACGGATCTTCACTGTGTTGCAGCCCAACTCCGCCGTCAATCCCTTACTGCCAGACGTATATCTGAGTGTCTGGAGCATCCCTCTACCCCTCTCAAATTTGTGCTCACAGACTTGAGCCTCGAAGAGGATGAGGATGAAGACTCCAGTGGGGATAAACGTAAAGCTTCCTTTACTGGGAGTGCAGAAGAGGACGCAGTAGAGATAGGTAGAAATAGGGTGCGTCGGCATTCTACAGTGGCCATCAAGGAGCAACAGCGATCCAATAAGCGACGCTACTCCCTAGCACCTCTCACCATCAACAACCCACGACTAAGACATTTATCACATCCTTCCTCTCCATATGTACTCCCAAGGAGGAGGTCCACTCTAGATACTGAAGCAATTAAGaacatttttagggaaaataattttggtaaTAAATCACCAAAGTAG